The Ensifer adhaerens genome contains a region encoding:
- the sufD gene encoding Fe-S cluster assembly protein SufD, whose protein sequence is MNMQQAIKMTAAETALVDAYTAQIGDLPGDGSVLSVRDTLVHELRTAGLPTRRVESWHYTDLRTLLRAVPATDPTAFADRVDALVPGSTVFSVRNGQAEVKGNLPEGVTVRSYVDSLLDGSATAGLAVLGFDDAIGRINGGLVRGGLEIAVGDDATVENPLEIQLVQSVGQAHTRFPVTFGANAKATVIERHLSTKDGESFVSSVSDITLADGADVIWIILQQQGAADTHLGQIRFDLGKNAKLHLFVINAGGKLVRQEIHGKTSGEGADFKLRGINLLGGESHTDVTFTLGHNVPHTTSTEIIRNVVFDRAKGVFQGKILVAKDAQKTDAKMACNTLLLSDDADLSAKPELEIFADDVQCGHGATVADIDHTQLFYLMARGVPENKARAMLVNAFVAEIVEELEDDEALVEALEEVISTWLDKHA, encoded by the coding sequence ATGAATATGCAACAGGCAATCAAGATGACGGCGGCCGAGACGGCGCTCGTCGACGCCTATACCGCGCAGATCGGCGATCTGCCGGGTGACGGTTCGGTGCTTTCGGTTCGCGACACGCTGGTGCACGAACTGAGGACTGCGGGTCTGCCGACCCGCCGTGTCGAATCCTGGCACTACACCGACCTGCGCACGCTGCTGCGCGCGGTGCCGGCTACCGATCCGACGGCTTTTGCCGATCGCGTCGACGCGCTGGTTCCGGGCTCGACGGTGTTTTCGGTCCGAAACGGCCAGGCCGAGGTCAAGGGCAACCTTCCCGAGGGCGTGACGGTCCGTTCCTATGTCGACAGCCTGCTCGACGGTTCGGCCACGGCTGGCCTCGCTGTGCTCGGCTTTGACGACGCGATCGGCCGCATCAACGGCGGTCTCGTGCGCGGCGGTCTCGAAATCGCCGTCGGCGATGATGCAACGGTCGAAAATCCGCTGGAAATTCAGCTGGTACAGAGTGTCGGCCAGGCGCATACGCGCTTCCCGGTGACGTTCGGCGCCAACGCCAAGGCAACCGTGATCGAGCGGCATCTGTCGACCAAAGACGGCGAGAGCTTCGTCTCCTCCGTTAGCGACATTACGCTCGCCGACGGTGCCGATGTCATCTGGATCATCCTGCAGCAGCAGGGCGCTGCCGATACCCATCTCGGCCAGATCCGCTTCGACCTCGGCAAGAATGCCAAGCTGCATCTCTTCGTGATCAACGCCGGCGGCAAGCTGGTGCGCCAGGAGATCCATGGCAAGACGAGCGGCGAGGGTGCGGATTTCAAACTGCGCGGCATCAACCTGCTCGGCGGCGAGAGCCACACGGACGTGACCTTCACGCTCGGCCACAACGTACCGCACACCACGTCGACGGAGATCATCCGCAACGTCGTGTTCGATCGTGCCAAGGGCGTGTTCCAGGGCAAGATCCTGGTTGCCAAGGACGCGCAGAAGACCGACGCGAAGATGGCATGCAACACGCTGCTTCTATCCGACGACGCCGATCTCTCGGCGAAGCCTGAGCTGGAGATCTTCGCCGACGACGTGCAGTGCGGCCACGGTGCGACGGTTGCCGATATCGACCACACGCAGCTCTTCTACCTGATGGCGCGCGGTGTTCCGGAAAACAAGGCTCGGGCCATGCTCGTCAATGCCTTTGTTGCCGAGATCGTCGAAGAGCTGGAAGATGACGAGGCGCTGGTCGAGGCGCTGGAAGAGGTCATCTCGACCTGGCTCGACAAGCACGCCTGA
- the sufA gene encoding Fe-S cluster assembly scaffold SufA, with the protein MGFAVMSLTDAAAGRVRAIVENSGADAKGIRVGIKKGGCAGMEYAVDLVTEPNPKDDLIEHQGAKVWIAPEAVLYLLGTQMDFEVTTLRSGFTFHNPNQTSACGCGESVELKPADLAALAAQGDAVVRAN; encoded by the coding sequence ATGGGCTTTGCCGTGATGAGCCTGACCGATGCTGCTGCCGGCCGCGTGCGCGCGATCGTCGAGAATTCCGGCGCCGATGCCAAGGGCATTCGCGTCGGCATCAAGAAGGGTGGCTGCGCCGGCATGGAATATGCCGTCGATCTCGTGACCGAGCCGAACCCCAAGGACGACCTGATCGAGCATCAGGGCGCCAAGGTCTGGATTGCGCCGGAAGCCGTGCTCTATCTGCTCGGCACGCAGATGGATTTCGAAGTGACGACGCTGCGCTCCGGATTCACCTTCCACAATCCCAACCAGACATCCGCCTGCGGATGTGGCGAATCGGTCGAGCTGAAGCCGGCCGATCTGGCCGCACTTGCGGCACAGGGTGACGCCGTAGTGCGCGCCAACTGA
- a CDS encoding SUF system Fe-S cluster assembly protein codes for MSLDATEEKVDVREGIVHSAIPTEEIARLSDDIIAALKTVYDPEIPADIFELGLIYKIDIEDDRMVKIDMTLTAPGCPVAGEMPGWVENAVGAVEGVSGVEVKMTFDPPWTPDRMSEEAQVAVGWY; via the coding sequence ATGAGCCTTGATGCAACGGAAGAAAAGGTCGACGTCCGCGAGGGCATCGTGCATTCGGCGATCCCAACCGAAGAGATTGCGCGCCTCAGCGACGACATCATCGCGGCGCTGAAGACCGTCTACGACCCGGAAATCCCGGCCGACATCTTCGAACTCGGTCTCATCTACAAGATCGACATCGAAGACGACCGCATGGTCAAGATCGACATGACGCTGACAGCACCCGGCTGCCCGGTGGCGGGCGAGATGCCGGGCTGGGTCGAGAACGCCGTCGGCGCCGTCGAGGGCGTCTCGGGTGTGGAGGTCAAAATGACCTTCGATCCGCCGTGGACGCCGGACCGGATGTCCGAGGAAGCACAGGTCGCCGTCGGGTGGTACTGA
- a CDS encoding response regulator produces MTSTPKRLLLVEDDAHDARFVMRAFAQIDKSIELVLVTDADEAVEQLSSGHFDYMLMDIKLPGSDGIELLRRVRKSRATALIPIIVLTSSINPADVLHCYGAGANAYAAKPSSVIEYRRFAEAFIRFWVESTILPPGMSARR; encoded by the coding sequence GTGACCTCGACGCCAAAGCGATTGCTCTTGGTGGAAGACGACGCGCACGATGCGCGTTTCGTGATGCGCGCCTTTGCCCAGATCGACAAATCGATCGAACTCGTCCTGGTGACCGACGCGGACGAGGCCGTGGAACAGCTCTCCAGCGGGCACTTCGACTACATGCTGATGGATATCAAGCTGCCCGGCAGCGATGGGATCGAGCTCCTAAGGCGCGTGCGCAAGAGCCGTGCCACTGCGCTCATCCCGATCATCGTGCTGACGTCCTCGATCAATCCGGCCGACGTGCTTCACTGCTACGGTGCCGGCGCCAATGCCTATGCGGCAAAGCCGTCTTCGGTCATCGAATATCGTCGCTTCGCCGAGGCGTTCATTCGCTTCTGGGTCGAAAGCACAATCCTGCCACCGGGCATGAGCGCGCGCCGATAG
- the gcvP gene encoding aminomethyl-transferring glycine dehydrogenase yields the protein MSMPKDFTFTDYKPYDFANRRHIGPSPAEMDEMLKVVGYPTLDALIDDTVPPSIRQKTPLAWGAPMTEREALDKMRETANRNQKLVSLIGQGYYGTITPPVIQRNILENPAWYTAYTPYQPEISQGRLEALLNYQTMVCDLTGLDVANASLLDEATAAAEAMAMAERVSKSKAKSFFVDENCHPQTIALLKTRAEPLGWQIVIGNPFADLDPVDVFGAIFQYPGTYGHVNDFTGLIARLHQTGAIATVAADPLALALLKSPGEMGADIAIGCTQRFGVPVGYGGPHAAYMAVKDAHKRSMPGRLVGVSVDARGNRAYRLSLQTREQHIRREKATSNICTAQVLLAVMASMYAVFHGPKGIKAIAQSVHQKTVRLAMGLEKLGYTVEPDVFFDTITVEVGKLQGIILKTAVAEEVNLRKIGETKIGISLDERSRPVTLEAVWRAFGGDFKVEEFEPGYRLPQPLLRTSEYLMHPIFHMNRAESEMTRYIRRLSDRDLALDRAMIPLGSCTMKLNATAEMLPITWPEFSEIHPFVPKDQAAGYQHMIEDLSEKLCAVTGYDAISMQPNSGAQGEYAGLLTIRAYHLAQGNAHRDVCLIPTSAHGTNPASAQMAGMKVVVIKVSENGDIDMEDFRAKAEQYADNLSCCMITYPSTHGVFEENVREVCEIVHKHGGQVYMDGANMNAMVGLARPGDIGSDVSHLNLHKTFCIPHGGGGPGMGPIGVKAHLAPYLPGHPETDGQDGAVSAAPFGSASILPISWSYCLMMGGEGLTQATKVAILNANYIAARLKGAYEVLYKSSKGRVAHECIIDTRPLVESAGVTVDDVAKRLIDCGFHAPTMSWPVAGTLMIEPTESETKAEIDRFCEAMLAIREEARAIEEGRMDKTNNPLKNAPHTVEDLVGEWDRPYSREQACYPPGAFRVDKYWSPVNRVDNVFGDRNLVCTCPPLESYAEAAE from the coding sequence ATGAGCATGCCCAAGGATTTCACCTTTACGGACTACAAGCCGTATGACTTCGCCAATCGGCGTCATATCGGCCCGTCGCCGGCCGAAATGGACGAGATGCTGAAGGTCGTCGGTTACCCGACGCTCGATGCGCTGATCGATGACACCGTGCCGCCGTCGATCCGCCAGAAAACGCCGCTTGCCTGGGGCGCGCCGATGACCGAGCGCGAGGCGCTCGACAAGATGCGCGAAACGGCCAACCGCAACCAGAAGCTCGTGTCGCTGATCGGCCAGGGCTACTACGGCACGATCACGCCACCGGTCATCCAGCGCAACATCCTGGAAAACCCGGCCTGGTACACGGCCTATACGCCCTACCAGCCGGAAATCAGCCAGGGCCGCCTCGAAGCGCTGCTCAACTACCAGACCATGGTCTGCGACCTGACTGGCCTCGACGTTGCCAACGCGTCGCTTCTCGATGAAGCGACCGCAGCCGCTGAAGCGATGGCGATGGCCGAGCGCGTCTCGAAGTCGAAGGCCAAGTCCTTCTTCGTCGACGAAAACTGCCATCCGCAGACGATCGCGCTTCTGAAGACCCGCGCCGAGCCGCTCGGCTGGCAGATTGTCATCGGCAATCCCTTCGCCGATCTCGATCCGGTCGACGTCTTCGGCGCGATCTTCCAGTATCCGGGCACCTACGGCCATGTGAACGACTTCACCGGCCTGATTGCCCGCCTGCACCAGACTGGCGCTATCGCGACCGTTGCCGCCGATCCGCTGGCGCTGGCGCTTCTGAAGTCGCCTGGCGAAATGGGCGCCGATATCGCCATCGGCTGCACCCAGCGCTTCGGCGTTCCGGTCGGCTATGGGGGTCCGCATGCGGCCTATATGGCCGTCAAGGATGCACACAAGCGCTCGATGCCCGGCCGTCTCGTCGGCGTCTCGGTCGACGCGCGCGGCAACCGCGCCTACCGCCTGTCGCTGCAGACCCGCGAACAGCACATCCGCCGCGAAAAGGCGACGTCGAACATCTGCACCGCGCAGGTTCTGCTCGCCGTCATGGCCTCGATGTACGCCGTCTTCCATGGACCGAAGGGCATCAAGGCGATCGCCCAGAGCGTTCACCAGAAGACCGTTCGTCTCGCCATGGGTCTCGAAAAGCTCGGCTACACGGTCGAGCCCGATGTGTTTTTCGACACGATCACCGTCGAAGTCGGCAAGCTGCAGGGCATCATCCTCAAGACCGCGGTCGCCGAGGAAGTGAACCTGCGCAAGATCGGCGAGACCAAGATCGGCATCAGCCTCGACGAGCGCTCGCGCCCCGTCACGCTCGAAGCCGTCTGGCGCGCCTTCGGTGGCGACTTCAAGGTGGAAGAGTTCGAGCCGGGTTACCGCCTGCCGCAGCCGCTGCTGCGCACCAGCGAATACCTGATGCACCCGATCTTCCATATGAACCGCGCCGAAAGCGAGATGACGCGCTACATCCGCCGTCTGTCGGACCGCGACCTGGCGCTCGATCGGGCGATGATCCCGCTCGGCTCGTGCACGATGAAGCTGAACGCGACCGCCGAGATGCTGCCGATCACCTGGCCGGAATTCTCGGAGATCCATCCCTTCGTGCCGAAGGATCAGGCGGCTGGCTACCAGCACATGATCGAAGACCTGTCGGAGAAGCTCTGCGCCGTCACCGGCTATGACGCGATCTCCATGCAGCCGAACTCCGGTGCACAGGGCGAATATGCCGGTCTCCTGACGATCCGTGCATACCACCTTGCGCAGGGCAACGCCCATCGCGACGTCTGCCTGATCCCGACCTCGGCGCACGGCACCAACCCTGCGTCGGCCCAGATGGCCGGCATGAAGGTGGTCGTCATCAAGGTCAGCGAAAACGGCGACATCGACATGGAAGATTTCCGTGCGAAAGCCGAGCAGTATGCCGACAATCTCTCGTGCTGCATGATCACCTATCCTTCGACGCACGGCGTGTTCGAGGAGAATGTGCGTGAGGTCTGCGAGATCGTGCACAAGCACGGTGGCCAGGTCTACATGGACGGCGCCAACATGAACGCCATGGTCGGCCTTGCCCGCCCCGGCGACATCGGCTCCGACGTCAGCCATCTCAACCTGCACAAGACCTTCTGCATTCCGCACGGCGGCGGCGGTCCCGGCATGGGCCCGATCGGCGTCAAGGCGCATTTGGCGCCATACCTGCCCGGCCACCCGGAAACGGACGGCCAGGACGGCGCGGTTTCGGCGGCTCCCTTCGGTTCGGCCTCGATCCTGCCGATCTCCTGGAGCTACTGCCTGATGATGGGTGGCGAAGGCCTGACCCAGGCGACGAAGGTGGCGATCCTCAACGCCAACTACATTGCAGCAAGGCTCAAGGGCGCCTACGAGGTGCTCTACAAGTCGTCGAAGGGGCGTGTCGCGCATGAATGCATCATCGACACCCGCCCGCTGGTCGAAAGCGCCGGCGTGACCGTTGACGACGTCGCCAAGCGCCTGATCGACTGCGGTTTTCACGCCCCGACCATGAGCTGGCCGGTTGCCGGAACTCTGATGATCGAGCCGACTGAATCGGAAACCAAGGCCGAGATCGACCGATTCTGCGAGGCAATGCTTGCCATCCGCGAGGAAGCCCGTGCGATCGAGGAAGGTCGCATGGACAAGACCAATAACCCGCTGAAGAACGCTCCGCACACGGTCGAAGACCTGGTCGGCGAATGGGATCGCCCCTATTCGCGCGAGCAGGCCTGCTACCCGCCGGGCGCCTTCCGGGTCGACAAGTACTGGTCGCCGGTCAATCGTGTCGACAACGTCTTCGGTGACCGCAACCTCGTCTGCACCTGCCCGCCGCTCGAAAGCTACGCGGAAGCCGCAGAGTAA
- the sufC gene encoding Fe-S cluster assembly ATPase SufC gives MLEIKNLHARIAEDGTEIIRGLNLTVKAGEVAAIMGPNGSGKSTLSYILSGREDYEVTEGDILYNGESILELDASERAAKGIFLAFQYPVEIPGVATMQFLKVAMNEQRKYRGEDELTTPEFMRRVKEAAAELKIAPEMLRRPLNVGFSGGEKKRAEILQMSLLQPKLCVLDETDSGLDIDALKIVADGVNALRSPDRAVVVITHYQRLLDYIVPDTVHVLYKGQVIKSGDKTLAHELEANGYADIIEAAA, from the coding sequence ATGCTTGAAATCAAGAACCTGCACGCCCGCATCGCCGAAGACGGCACCGAGATCATCCGCGGCCTGAACCTGACCGTGAAGGCCGGCGAAGTTGCCGCCATCATGGGCCCGAACGGCTCCGGCAAGTCGACGCTCTCCTACATCCTGTCGGGCCGCGAAGATTACGAAGTCACCGAAGGCGACATCCTCTACAACGGCGAAAGCATCCTGGAACTCGACGCGTCCGAGCGTGCGGCCAAGGGCATCTTCCTTGCCTTCCAGTACCCGGTCGAAATCCCGGGCGTTGCCACCATGCAGTTCCTGAAGGTGGCGATGAACGAACAGCGCAAGTATCGCGGTGAAGACGAGCTGACGACGCCGGAATTCATGCGCCGCGTCAAGGAAGCCGCTGCCGAGCTGAAGATCGCACCGGAAATGCTGCGTCGCCCGCTCAACGTCGGCTTCTCCGGCGGTGAGAAGAAGCGCGCCGAAATCCTGCAGATGTCGCTGCTCCAGCCGAAGCTTTGCGTGCTCGACGAAACCGACTCCGGCCTCGACATCGATGCGCTGAAGATCGTCGCCGACGGCGTCAACGCCCTGCGTTCGCCGGATCGCGCCGTCGTCGTCATCACCCACTACCAGCGCCTGCTCGACTACATCGTGCCCGACACGGTGCACGTCCTCTACAAGGGCCAGGTGATCAAGTCGGGCGACAAGACGCTGGCGCACGAACTCGAAGCCAACGGCTACGCGGATATCATCGAGGCCGCAGCTTAG
- a CDS encoding sensor histidine kinase, translating to MAALNEDLVFKALYETFPDPVIIIDAERIIRSANNAALRQFGYPSAEFIDRSVRLIYATDAEYAKRLQNRAARVDETAPRTSNYLYIRRDGSTFSGHLRTTPLINDQGEELALIGIIRDVSDLTEAVSERQKASEMLNAALEAMPEGFAIFDREERLVVYNRAYQAICGPAGPALKPGITAEEILLLARQGGHYPDALPGTREGNEWIASRLRDFRYPDGKPKIHRYADDRWLRVENIKAKDGNTVVARVDVTDLKRAELALERQRQELEHKNEALDQFTATVSHDLKAPLRHISMFSEMIEDDLKAGNQTELAENARHLRDSVRRMNRVVDSLLDYAQIAHRITDWTQVRLSDVVSETLTILAGDANDANATFEVGPLPELEGDPELLRRLVQNLVGNAIKYRHADRPPVIRIHGSVLHQTVELVVEDNGIGIDPRFATRIFEVFQRLHKDETVYGGTGIGLSLAKRIAESHGGSICLDTSFREGARFIVLLPRWLRKAK from the coding sequence ATGGCGGCGTTGAACGAAGATCTCGTCTTCAAGGCGCTCTACGAAACGTTTCCCGATCCCGTGATCATCATCGACGCCGAGCGTATCATCCGTTCCGCGAACAATGCAGCACTTCGCCAGTTCGGTTATCCGTCCGCGGAGTTCATCGACAGATCCGTGCGCCTGATCTACGCGACCGATGCGGAATATGCCAAGCGCCTGCAGAACCGGGCGGCGCGCGTGGACGAAACCGCCCCCCGGACTTCGAACTATCTTTATATCAGGCGTGACGGCTCGACATTCTCCGGGCATCTGCGCACCACGCCCCTGATCAACGACCAAGGCGAAGAACTGGCGCTTATCGGTATCATCAGAGACGTTTCGGACCTGACCGAAGCGGTGAGCGAACGGCAGAAGGCTTCCGAGATGCTGAATGCGGCCCTCGAAGCAATGCCTGAAGGCTTTGCCATCTTCGACAGGGAGGAACGGCTGGTCGTCTATAACAGGGCCTATCAGGCGATCTGCGGGCCTGCCGGTCCGGCACTCAAGCCCGGCATCACCGCCGAGGAAATCCTGCTCTTGGCGCGCCAGGGCGGTCACTACCCGGACGCCTTGCCGGGCACGCGCGAAGGCAACGAATGGATCGCCTCGCGTCTGCGCGATTTCCGCTATCCGGACGGAAAGCCGAAGATCCACCGCTATGCCGACGACCGCTGGCTGAGGGTGGAGAACATCAAGGCCAAGGATGGCAACACGGTCGTCGCGCGTGTCGATGTCACGGATCTGAAGCGCGCCGAGCTCGCGCTCGAGCGGCAACGGCAGGAACTGGAACACAAGAACGAGGCGCTCGATCAGTTCACCGCCACCGTCTCCCACGATCTCAAGGCGCCGCTTCGGCACATCTCGATGTTCTCCGAGATGATCGAAGACGACCTCAAGGCAGGCAATCAGACCGAACTTGCGGAAAATGCCCGGCACCTGCGCGACAGCGTCCGGCGCATGAACCGCGTGGTCGACAGCCTGCTCGACTATGCGCAGATCGCGCATCGCATCACCGACTGGACCCAGGTGCGGCTGAGCGACGTCGTCTCGGAGACGCTGACGATTCTCGCCGGTGACGCAAACGACGCAAACGCAACCTTCGAGGTAGGCCCACTGCCGGAACTGGAAGGGGATCCCGAGCTGCTGCGCCGCCTGGTCCAGAACCTCGTCGGCAATGCGATCAAGTACCGGCACGCCGACCGCCCCCCGGTCATCCGCATCCACGGCAGCGTTTTGCACCAAACGGTGGAACTGGTCGTAGAGGACAACGGCATCGGCATCGATCCGCGGTTTGCGACGCGCATCTTCGAAGTGTTCCAGCGGCTGCACAAGGATGAAACGGTCTATGGCGGCACGGGAATCGGCTTGTCGCTCGCCAAACGCATCGCCGAAAGCCATGGCGGTTCGATCTGCCTTGACACGAGCTTCCGAGAAGGCGCACGTTTCATCGTGTTGCTTCCGAGGTGGCTGAGGAAGGCGAAGTAG
- a CDS encoding cysteine desulfurase: MEHSVPVPAYDVETIRKDFPILSKTVYGKPLVYLDNGASAQKPQVVIDAISHAYSNEYANVHRGLHFLSNAATEAYEAAREKVRRFLNAPSVDNVIFTKSSTEAINTVAYGYGMPKLGEGDEIVLSIMEHHSNIVPWHFIRERQGAKLVWIPVDDDGALHVEDFVKCLTDKTKLIAITHMSNALGTVVPVKEICRIARERGIPVLVDGSQGAVHMPVDVQDIDCDWYVMTGHKLYGPSGVGVLYGKTDRLKEMRPFLGGGEMIEVVTEDYVTYNDPPHRFEAGTPPIVQAIGLGYALDYMDKLGRAAIQAHEADLTAYARERLSSVNSLRVFGNTPDKGSIFAFELAGIHSHDVSMVIDRAGVAVRAGTHCAQPLLKRFGVTSTCRASFGLYNTRAEVDALVDALEHARKFFA, translated from the coding sequence ATGGAACACTCTGTACCGGTGCCCGCCTACGACGTCGAAACGATCCGCAAGGATTTTCCGATCCTGTCGAAAACCGTCTACGGCAAGCCGCTCGTCTATCTCGACAACGGCGCATCGGCACAGAAGCCACAGGTCGTGATCGATGCGATCTCCCATGCCTATTCCAACGAATACGCCAACGTCCATCGCGGCCTGCATTTCCTGTCGAATGCCGCGACGGAAGCCTATGAGGCGGCACGCGAAAAGGTGCGCCGCTTCCTCAATGCCCCGTCGGTCGACAACGTCATCTTCACCAAGTCTTCGACCGAGGCGATCAACACGGTCGCCTATGGCTACGGCATGCCGAAGCTCGGCGAGGGCGACGAGATCGTGCTGTCGATCATGGAGCACCACTCCAACATCGTTCCCTGGCATTTCATCCGCGAACGCCAGGGCGCCAAGCTCGTCTGGATCCCGGTCGATGACGACGGCGCGTTGCACGTCGAAGATTTCGTCAAGTGCCTGACGGACAAGACCAAGCTCATCGCCATCACCCATATGTCGAATGCGCTCGGAACCGTTGTTCCGGTCAAGGAAATCTGCCGCATCGCCCGCGAGCGCGGCATCCCTGTACTCGTCGACGGCAGCCAGGGCGCCGTGCACATGCCAGTCGACGTCCAGGACATCGATTGCGACTGGTACGTGATGACCGGCCACAAGCTCTACGGCCCCTCCGGTGTCGGTGTGCTCTACGGCAAGACGGACCGGCTGAAGGAGATGCGACCGTTCCTCGGCGGCGGTGAGATGATCGAGGTGGTGACCGAGGATTATGTTACCTACAACGATCCGCCGCACCGCTTCGAGGCCGGCACGCCCCCGATCGTGCAGGCAATCGGCCTTGGCTATGCGCTCGATTACATGGACAAGCTTGGTCGTGCAGCGATCCAGGCGCATGAAGCCGATCTGACGGCCTATGCGCGCGAGCGCCTCTCGTCGGTCAATTCGCTGCGGGTCTTCGGCAACACGCCCGACAAGGGTAGCATTTTCGCCTTCGAGCTTGCCGGCATTCATTCGCACGATGTGTCGATGGTAATCGACCGTGCCGGTGTCGCTGTTCGCGCCGGTACCCATTGCGCCCAGCCGCTCTTGAAACGTTTCGGCGTGACCTCCACATGCCGTGCATCCTTCGGGCTCTACAACACACGGGCCGAGGTCGATGCGCTGGTCGACGCGCTGGAGCATGCACGAAAGTTCTTCGCCTAA